From Psychroflexus torquis ATCC 700755, the proteins below share one genomic window:
- a CDS encoding 2TM domain-containing protein — protein sequence MEKFNKDPHSKDEEISDFRKEEAYLRAKKKVDKLIGFYWHFAVYVVVNLFLILLIGFNSSEGFASFGPYSTATFWGIGLAFHFIGVFGPDFFFGNNWEKRKLEEYMNKERKNWE from the coding sequence ATGGAAAAATTTAATAAAGATCCGCATAGTAAAGATGAAGAGATTTCAGACTTTAGAAAAGAAGAGGCTTATTTAAGAGCGAAAAAAAAGGTAGATAAGCTTATTGGATTCTACTGGCATTTCGCGGTGTATGTTGTGGTCAACCTGTTTTTAATTCTACTTATTGGTTTTAATTCTAGTGAAGGATTTGCAAGTTTTGGACCTTATTCAACAGCGACGTTTTGGGGCATTGGGTTGGCTTTTCATTTTATTGGAGTTTTTGGACCAGATTTCTTTTTTGGTAACAACTGGGAAAAACGAAAACTTGAAGAATATATGAATAAGGAACGCAAGAATTGGGAATAA
- a CDS encoding 2TM domain-containing protein, whose product MKTEASNLKYIKAKNRVEKLKEFYNHLAIYMIVNTIITGFKLSNNLDSWASFKNDLFSIDVLSVWTIWGLVLLIHFISLTYGQGWEERKIEELMNKELSKNNKN is encoded by the coding sequence ATGAAAACAGAAGCATCAAATTTAAAATATATAAAGGCTAAAAACAGAGTTGAAAAGTTGAAAGAATTTTACAATCATTTAGCCATTTATATGATAGTTAATACCATTATTACGGGATTTAAACTGTCTAATAACTTAGACAGTTGGGCGAGCTTTAAAAATGATCTTTTCAGTATAGATGTATTAAGTGTCTGGACGATATGGGGGTTGGTGTTATTAATACACTTTATATCTCTGACATATGGACAAGGGTGGGAAGAGCGCAAAATTGAGGAATTAATGAATAAAGAATTATCAAAAAACAATAAAAATTAA